The DNA window TAAGGCTGGAGCACAGTTAGGCCATTACCGTCTGCTCTATTTCGATGAGGCGGGTTTTGCCGCGTCTCCTCCGGTGCAATATGGATGGAGTCCACGGGGTAAGCCCCATAAAACTGAGCCTCGAGAGCATGACAGACGGTCAGTTCTGGGGGCGTTAAATTACACGGATAACACGCTGTTTTACCAGACAACGTCAGGCAGTATCACGCGCGATGACGTGATTGATTTTTTAGAGCAGGTCGCCAAACAAGGGGACAACCGCCTGACATTTTTAGTGTTGGATAATGCGCGTATCCATCACGGGATCGAAGAACAAATCAGAAATGGCTGGTTACGAGAACACAACATGTTTTTATTCTATCTTCCCGCTTACAGCCCAGAGCTGAATTTGATTGAGATCGTCTGGAAACAGGCCAAATACCATTGGCGACGTTTTATCACTTGGACTCAGAATACAATGGAGCATGAATTAAATACTTTATTGAAAGGTTATGGCGACCAATTTGCAATTAACTTTTCTTGAGTACTTATCACCTAAATAAATAGAAAAAATCGGTAATAAAAATATAAATCTTAATGCAAAAGAAAAGAAATTCTCTTTGGTAATTTTTCTTTTATATATCTTATTATTCTTATTTTTGGTGCTTTCATTTTTACAATCAGTTCCATACCCAATGGATTTCAAGTTGCGTCGCGGCGACAGGGGAACAAATCTTATAGGCCAGGATAAAGCATAATTTATTGTTGATAAAAAAGCGCCTGATATGGCGCTTTTTATTAAGAATACAAGGTATTAACCAATATATTCCAGCCCTTTCATATAAGGACGCAATACTTCTGGAACTTCAATACGACCATCTGCCTGCTGATAGTTTTCCATTACAGCAACCAGTGTACGCCCTACAGCCAGACCAGAGCCATTCAGTGTATGCACTAACTGGATTTTTTTGTCATCTTTACTGCGGAAACGGGCCTGCATACGACGAGCCTGAAAATCCCACATATTAGAGCAAGATGAAATTTCACGATAAGTATTCTGCGCAGGTAACCAAACTTCCAAATCGTAGGTTTTTCTTGCACTCGCGCCCATATCTCCGGTACACAGCAACATTTTACGGTAAGGTAATTTCAGGAACTGCAATACTTTTTCTGCATGCCCTGTCAGCTCTTCCAATGCTTCCATGGATTTTTCAGGATGAGCAATTTGAACCAGCTCAATTTTATCAAACTGGTGCATACGGATCAGACCACGAGTATCGCGACCATAAGAACCCGCTTCTGAGCGGAAGCAAGGTGTATGCGCTGTCATTCTCAGAGGAAGATCACTCTCATCCAGAATCTCACCACGCACTAAGTTAGTTACAGGTACTTCCGCAGTTGGGATCAGTGCATAGTTATTGCCGGAATCTTCTGCCAGTGCCTTAGTGTGGAACAAATCTTCACCAAACTTAGGTAACTGGCCTGTACCGTACAACGTGTCATGGTTAACCAGATAAGGCACATAAGTTTCCAGATAGCCATGTTGTTCAGTATGCAGATCCAGCATAAACTGCGCCAATGCACGATGCAGGCGGGCAATTTGCCCTTTCATCACGACAAAACGCGCA is part of the Xenorhabdus cabanillasii genome and encodes:
- a CDS encoding IS630 family transposase, with the translated sequence MLNKIKAGAQLGHYRLLYFDEAGFAASPPVQYGWSPRGKPHKTEPREHDRRSVLGALNYTDNTLFYQTTSGSITRDDVIDFLEQVAKQGDNRLTFLVLDNARIHHGIEEQIRNGWLREHNMFLFYLPAYSPELNLIEIVWKQAKYHWRRFITWTQNTMEHELNTLLKGYGDQFAINFS
- the serS gene encoding serine--tRNA ligase, with the protein product MLDPNMLRNELDAVAEKLARRGYTLDVETVRKQEERRKVLQVETETLQAERNSRSKAIGAAKARGEDIEPLRQEVNQLGAKLDSAKAELEALQAEIRDLALGMPNVPDDSSPDGKDDSDNVEISRWGEPRQYDFEVKDHVSLGELTDGLDFAAAVKLTGARFVVMKGQIARLHRALAQFMLDLHTEQHGYLETYVPYLVNHDTLYGTGQLPKFGEDLFHTKALAEDSGNNYALIPTAEVPVTNLVRGEILDESDLPLRMTAHTPCFRSEAGSYGRDTRGLIRMHQFDKIELVQIAHPEKSMEALEELTGHAEKVLQFLKLPYRKMLLCTGDMGASARKTYDLEVWLPAQNTYREISSCSNMWDFQARRMQARFRSKDDKKIQLVHTLNGSGLAVGRTLVAVMENYQQADGRIEVPEVLRPYMKGLEYIG